The Chthoniobacterales bacterium genome has a window encoding:
- a CDS encoding DNA translocase FtsK translates to MPSFPSGCASVMKTPLARGTTEGGSKAWSEVLGLLLLGAGTLLFLALVSYSSADVSSFWWFGTQEPPQRPPENFIGPVGAIVAAFCYFHLGAASYLLAVMLIGFGGAKFLHAGLDLKRRLGWMAAFVLSGACLAGIQPWFLQGWKTHFKIEGPGGWFGLVFGENLLKALLGGIGATILLLIVYLASLILMTGMHPVKFCKAVMAAIPEKLRQWREARIEKKRAEQEMLVEEALATTPRSKPRTAAPRARRKPTPAAEEEEDEEEEQEEIGPEPPLPEPKIIDTGAIQPPAKKPPAPPPKKKKEAGPLGSPPDVHIENYQLPPLDLLDSADAGSRQSADPNELLATQSTILETLKQFGLEASAGDITRGPTVTRFEVYPARGVRVDRITSLERDIARATRAEKINILAPIPGKDTVGIEIANSKKIKVVFRELLESEEWANSKAKIPLALGKDVYGRTIIADLAQMPHLLIAGTTGSGKSVCVNAIIASMLYKFSPEELRFIMIDPKVVEMQHYGKLPHLAANVVTEPKKVLLALRYVIDEMERRYRIFAKCGLRNIHGFNARPLDKKEAGDTPPPEPETAEEESEGGIEDEVLGAPPPAKKEEELKIPDRLPFIVVIIDELADLMQTAPADVENAIARITQMARAAGIHMIVATQTPRADVVTGVIKANIPSRIAFQVASKLDSRVILDANGAEKLLGQGDMLYLPPGTSTLVRAQGVLVTDDEIHRVVDCVSAQAQPTFDPGFHEAMTSTASADDDVTEEDEELVAKCLEIIKQERKASTSMLQRRLRLGYTRAARVVDILEQRGIVGPKDGAKDREILVDLDSLP, encoded by the coding sequence ATGCCTTCTTTTCCATCGGGGTGCGCCTCTGTTATGAAAACACCCTTGGCTCGCGGAACAACAGAAGGAGGCAGCAAGGCTTGGAGTGAAGTGCTGGGGTTGCTTCTCCTCGGCGCCGGGACTCTTTTGTTCCTGGCACTCGTTTCGTATTCCTCGGCCGATGTTTCCTCCTTCTGGTGGTTCGGCACGCAGGAACCGCCCCAGCGTCCGCCGGAAAATTTCATCGGTCCGGTTGGCGCCATCGTTGCCGCATTCTGCTACTTCCACCTGGGAGCGGCATCCTATCTCCTGGCCGTCATGCTGATCGGTTTCGGGGGCGCGAAATTCCTCCATGCCGGACTCGATTTGAAACGCCGCCTCGGATGGATGGCGGCTTTCGTTCTCTCCGGCGCGTGCCTCGCGGGGATCCAACCATGGTTTCTCCAGGGGTGGAAAACGCATTTCAAGATCGAGGGACCGGGCGGGTGGTTCGGACTGGTCTTCGGCGAGAATCTGCTCAAGGCGCTGCTCGGCGGAATCGGCGCCACAATTCTCCTGCTCATTGTTTACCTCGCCAGCCTCATCCTCATGACCGGCATGCATCCGGTGAAATTCTGCAAGGCGGTGATGGCGGCAATCCCGGAAAAACTCCGCCAGTGGCGCGAGGCGCGCATCGAGAAAAAACGTGCCGAGCAGGAAATGCTCGTCGAGGAAGCCCTTGCCACGACACCCAGGAGCAAGCCGCGCACGGCGGCGCCACGCGCGCGGCGCAAGCCGACACCGGCCGCGGAAGAGGAAGAAGACGAAGAGGAGGAGCAGGAGGAAATCGGGCCCGAGCCTCCTTTGCCCGAACCGAAAATCATCGATACCGGCGCGATCCAGCCCCCGGCCAAAAAGCCCCCTGCTCCGCCGCCGAAAAAGAAAAAGGAAGCCGGACCGCTCGGTTCACCGCCCGATGTCCATATCGAGAATTACCAACTTCCGCCGCTCGACCTTCTCGACTCGGCCGATGCCGGTTCGCGCCAGTCGGCCGACCCGAACGAGTTGCTCGCCACTCAGAGCACCATCCTCGAGACGCTCAAGCAATTCGGCCTCGAGGCCAGCGCTGGCGACATCACACGCGGTCCCACCGTCACGCGCTTCGAGGTCTATCCGGCGCGCGGCGTGCGGGTGGACCGCATCACCAGCCTCGAACGTGACATCGCCCGCGCGACGCGCGCCGAAAAAATCAACATCCTCGCGCCGATCCCCGGCAAAGACACTGTCGGCATCGAGATCGCCAACAGCAAAAAGATCAAAGTCGTCTTCCGCGAGCTTCTCGAAAGCGAGGAATGGGCCAACAGCAAAGCCAAGATCCCGCTCGCGCTGGGCAAGGATGTTTACGGGCGCACGATCATCGCCGACCTCGCGCAGATGCCGCACCTTCTCATCGCGGGAACCACCGGCAGCGGCAAAAGCGTGTGCGTGAACGCGATCATCGCCAGCATGCTCTACAAGTTTTCCCCCGAGGAACTGCGGTTCATCATGATCGACCCGAAGGTCGTCGAGATGCAGCACTACGGGAAGCTTCCGCACCTCGCCGCCAACGTCGTCACCGAGCCGAAAAAAGTCCTCCTCGCGCTCCGGTATGTCATCGACGAGATGGAGCGTCGCTACCGCATCTTCGCCAAATGCGGGCTGCGAAACATCCACGGATTCAACGCGCGGCCGTTGGACAAAAAAGAGGCCGGCGACACACCTCCTCCCGAGCCGGAAACCGCGGAAGAGGAAAGCGAAGGCGGCATCGAGGACGAGGTGCTCGGAGCGCCGCCCCCGGCCAAAAAGGAAGAGGAACTCAAAATTCCCGACCGGCTTCCGTTCATCGTGGTCATCATCGACGAGTTGGCCGACTTGATGCAGACCGCGCCGGCCGACGTGGAAAACGCCATCGCCCGCATCACGCAGATGGCGCGGGCCGCGGGCATCCACATGATCGTCGCGACGCAGACGCCGCGGGCCGACGTGGTCACGGGCGTGATCAAGGCCAACATCCCGAGCCGTATCGCTTTCCAAGTGGCATCCAAGCTCGACAGCCGCGTGATCCTCGACGCCAACGGTGCGGAGAAACTGCTCGGGCAGGGAGATATGCTCTATCTTCCGCCGGGCACCTCGACACTCGTCCGGGCGCAAGGCGTGCTTGTCACCGACGACGAGATCCACCGTGTCGTGGACTGCGTGTCCGCGCAGGCGCAGCCGACTTTCGATCCGGGGTTCCATGAGGCCATGACTTCTACTGCTTCCGCCGACGACGACGTGACGGAGGAAGACGAGGAACTCGTGGCCAAATGCCTCGAAATCATCAAGCAGGAGCGCAAAGCCTCGACCTCCATGCTCCAGCGCCGCCTCCGGCTGGGCTACACCCGCGCGGCGCGCGTGGTCGATATCCTCGAGCAACGCGGGATTGTCGGCCCCAAAGATGGGGCCAAGGACCGCGAGATACTTGTGGACTTGGACAGCCTGCCCTGA
- a CDS encoding adenylosuccinate lyase yields MIDRYSRPEMRALWSEQRKYEIWLEIETLACEAMARLGLIPEADAVQIRQKAKFSIPEILEIEKRTNHDVIAFLENVAASVGPAARWMHQGLTSSDILDTTLAVQMTAACDLLIKDVDEVRAAVAEQARAHKLTPMMGRSHGIHAEPVTFGLKMALMYDEFGRMRERLVEMRKRVAVGQLSGAVGTRAHLDPRVEEEVCAKLGLKPATLSTQVIQRDRHAEFMTVLALAASSIDRWATEFRHLQRTEVLEVEEFFAKGQKGSSAMPHKRNPITGERLCGLARVIRGHAVTAMENVALWHERDISHSSAERIIMPDGCILLDYMLALLAKLVRGLQVYPENMRANMEKSRGLFASQSVLLKLTEKGFERQKAYEAVQRAALKTWAGDGEFLANLAADSEIRAALTDAELQDACGLDRHFRHVDKVFKDLGL; encoded by the coding sequence GTGATTGACCGATATTCCCGGCCGGAGATGCGAGCCCTCTGGTCCGAACAGCGCAAATACGAAATATGGCTCGAGATCGAAACCCTCGCCTGCGAGGCCATGGCGCGCTTGGGGCTGATCCCCGAGGCCGATGCCGTGCAGATCCGGCAAAAAGCGAAATTTTCCATTCCCGAGATTCTCGAGATCGAAAAGCGCACCAACCACGACGTTATCGCGTTCCTCGAAAACGTCGCCGCCTCGGTCGGTCCGGCTGCGCGATGGATGCACCAGGGGCTGACATCCTCCGATATTCTCGACACCACGCTCGCCGTGCAGATGACTGCGGCCTGCGACCTTCTGATCAAGGACGTGGACGAGGTCCGCGCGGCCGTCGCCGAACAGGCGCGCGCGCACAAGCTCACGCCGATGATGGGGCGCAGCCACGGTATCCACGCCGAGCCCGTGACGTTCGGCCTCAAGATGGCGCTGATGTATGACGAATTCGGCCGCATGCGCGAGCGACTCGTCGAAATGCGCAAACGCGTGGCCGTCGGGCAACTCAGCGGTGCGGTGGGGACGCGCGCGCACCTCGATCCGCGGGTCGAGGAGGAAGTTTGCGCCAAGCTGGGCCTCAAACCCGCGACCCTTTCCACGCAGGTCATCCAGCGCGATCGCCATGCGGAGTTCATGACCGTGCTCGCTTTGGCCGCGAGTTCGATCGACCGCTGGGCCACGGAGTTCCGCCATCTGCAGCGCACCGAGGTTCTCGAAGTGGAAGAATTTTTCGCCAAAGGCCAGAAGGGCAGCTCGGCCATGCCGCACAAGCGCAACCCGATCACCGGCGAACGTCTCTGCGGGCTGGCGCGTGTCATACGCGGCCATGCCGTCACCGCAATGGAAAATGTCGCCCTCTGGCACGAGCGCGACATCAGCCACAGCAGCGCCGAGCGCATCATCATGCCCGACGGCTGTATCCTGCTCGACTACATGCTCGCTCTCTTGGCCAAACTCGTGCGCGGGCTGCAGGTCTATCCCGAGAATATGCGCGCCAACATGGAGAAGTCGCGCGGCCTTTTCGCCAGCCAGTCGGTGCTGCTCAAACTCACCGAAAAAGGGTTCGAGCGGCAAAAGGCTTACGAGGCCGTGCAGCGCGCCGCCTTGAAGACGTGGGCTGGCGACGGAGAGTTTCTCGCCAACCTTGCCGCCGATTCCGAAATCCGTGCGGCGCTCACCGATGCCGAGTTGCAGGATGCCTGCGGATTGGACCGCCATTTCCGACACGTGGACAAAGTTTTCAAAGACCTGGGTCTGTAG
- a CDS encoding signal recognition particle protein, whose translation MFSRLSDKLQDVFKDLRGHGRISESNVNDALREVRMALLEADVHFKVAKDFIARVKDKALGEEVLRSVTPGQQIVKIFHDELATLLGSDAAPLQLGPQARILVVGLNGAGKTTTCAKLAAWLKKNGRKPVLVACDLQRPAAIEQLATLAEQIGVPVYRPAPGEKDVLRAVREGMDWAKSQGHNVEIYDTAGRQDLDDDLIGELRRVKDLVQPDESLLVCDAATGQQAVGVAEKFHGAVGVTGLILTKLDGDARGGAALSLREVTGQPVKFAGTGEKVDAFEVFHPDRMAGRILGMGDVVSLVEKAAENFRVEDAARMEERLRGGNFDLNDFLDQFKAIRRMGPLENLLGLLPGMDKLKGSGVDEKQMRRVEAIVLSMTPGERARPELLNARRRQRIARGSGTTVTEVNSLLLRFSDMKKLMKSPGKLKKMMARAGAMGMLGRN comes from the coding sequence ATGTTCTCCCGCCTTTCCGACAAACTGCAGGATGTCTTCAAGGACCTCCGCGGTCACGGGCGCATCAGCGAGTCGAACGTCAACGACGCCCTGCGCGAGGTGCGCATGGCGCTCCTCGAGGCCGATGTGCACTTCAAGGTCGCCAAGGACTTCATCGCGCGGGTCAAAGACAAAGCCCTTGGCGAGGAAGTGCTGCGCAGCGTCACGCCCGGACAGCAGATCGTCAAAATTTTCCACGACGAACTCGCCACGCTGCTCGGTAGCGACGCTGCCCCGCTGCAACTCGGCCCGCAGGCCCGCATCCTTGTCGTCGGTCTCAACGGCGCGGGCAAAACAACCACCTGCGCGAAGTTGGCGGCCTGGCTGAAGAAAAACGGACGCAAGCCCGTGCTTGTCGCCTGCGACCTGCAGCGACCGGCCGCCATCGAGCAACTGGCCACCCTTGCGGAGCAGATCGGCGTTCCAGTTTACCGGCCGGCGCCGGGGGAGAAAGATGTGCTGCGCGCGGTGCGCGAGGGCATGGACTGGGCCAAGTCGCAGGGCCACAACGTCGAAATTTATGACACCGCCGGACGCCAGGATCTCGACGACGACCTCATCGGTGAACTGCGCAGGGTGAAGGATCTCGTCCAACCCGACGAAAGCCTGCTTGTGTGCGACGCGGCCACCGGACAGCAGGCCGTCGGCGTGGCGGAAAAATTCCATGGCGCCGTCGGTGTCACCGGATTGATCCTCACCAAACTCGACGGCGATGCCCGCGGCGGCGCTGCGCTTTCCCTGCGCGAGGTCACCGGCCAGCCGGTCAAGTTCGCCGGCACCGGCGAGAAGGTTGACGCTTTCGAAGTGTTTCACCCCGACCGCATGGCCGGTCGCATCCTCGGCATGGGTGACGTGGTGAGCCTCGTCGAGAAAGCGGCCGAGAATTTTCGCGTGGAGGACGCCGCGCGCATGGAGGAGCGGCTCCGCGGCGGGAATTTCGACCTCAACGACTTCCTCGACCAGTTCAAAGCCATCCGCCGCATGGGCCCCTTGGAGAATCTCCTTGGTCTCCTGCCCGGGATGGATAAGCTGAAAGGATCCGGCGTTGATGAAAAACAGATGCGCCGGGTGGAGGCCATCGTCCTCTCCATGACGCCCGGCGAGCGGGCGCGGCCCGAGCTTCTCAACGCCCGTCGCCGCCAGCGCATCGCCCGCGGCAGCGGGACGACGGTCACCGAAGTGAACAGCCTTTTGCTGAGGTTTTCCGACATGAAAAAACTCATGAAAAGCCCCGGCAAATTGAAAAAAATGATGGCCAGAGCGGGCGCCATGGGCATGCTTGGCCGGAACTAA
- the rpsP gene encoding 30S ribosomal protein S16 translates to MAVAIRLRREGTRNAPYYKVVVADKRSPRDGKFIEIIGNYDPKKTGTNYKIDVARVDHWVKNGAQMSDTVRSLVKKARKAA, encoded by the coding sequence ATGGCAGTGGCAATCAGACTCCGCAGGGAAGGGACGCGCAACGCGCCCTATTACAAGGTCGTGGTCGCGGACAAACGCAGTCCGCGCGACGGCAAATTCATCGAAATCATCGGCAACTACGATCCGAAGAAGACCGGCACCAACTACAAGATCGATGTTGCCCGGGTGGATCACTGGGTGAAAAACGGCGCCCAGATGTCGGACACCGTGCGCAGCTTGGTGAAGAAAGCCCGCAAGGCCGCCTGA
- a CDS encoding KH domain-containing protein yields MEEFLNFVLRRLAGHPDEVFLSHAAVDGKDVFTVQARQTDLPRIIGKRGQTIHAIRSLLDAAAAKHGGKVRLVVPD; encoded by the coding sequence ATGGAGGAATTCCTCAACTTCGTCCTCCGCCGACTCGCCGGCCATCCCGACGAGGTGTTCCTCTCCCACGCCGCCGTCGATGGCAAAGACGTTTTTACCGTGCAGGCGCGGCAGACCGATCTTCCCCGTATCATCGGCAAACGCGGTCAAACCATCCACGCCATCCGCAGCTTGCTCGATGCCGCCGCGGCCAAGCACGGAGGCAAGGTCCGCCTCGTCGTCCCCGACTGA
- a CDS encoding diacylglycerol kinase family protein: MNRRGFLSREIGSFACAFRGLAALLKSEVHARFHLAATVAALALGWWFGISAGEWIAVVLSIGLVWTAEALNTAIEYVADLAHPDEHPEVKKLKDLAAAAVLFASITALIVGLIVFIE, translated from the coding sequence ATGAACCGGCGCGGTTTTCTCTCACGCGAAATCGGAAGTTTCGCCTGTGCCTTCCGCGGCCTTGCCGCGCTACTCAAGAGCGAAGTCCACGCACGATTTCATCTGGCCGCCACGGTCGCCGCCCTTGCCCTCGGATGGTGGTTCGGAATCTCCGCCGGCGAATGGATCGCGGTCGTTCTCTCCATCGGCTTGGTCTGGACCGCCGAGGCGCTCAACACCGCCATCGAATACGTCGCCGACCTCGCGCACCCCGACGAGCACCCGGAAGTGAAAAAACTGAAAGACCTCGCCGCCGCCGCCGTGCTCTTTGCATCGATCACGGCGCTCATTGTCGGACTGATCGTATTCATCGAGTAG
- a CDS encoding QacE family quaternary ammonium compound efflux SMR transporter, with protein MTYLYLAIAVVAEVIATSALKASDGFTRFGPSLFVVAGYAVAFYFLSLTLRTMPVGIAYALWCGAGIVLVALIGWLVLGQKLDAAAIGGMALIIAGVAVINLFSKSTGH; from the coding sequence ATGACCTATCTCTACCTCGCCATCGCCGTCGTCGCTGAAGTTATCGCCACGTCCGCCCTCAAAGCTTCCGACGGTTTCACCCGGTTCGGCCCGTCGCTGTTCGTCGTCGCGGGTTATGCGGTCGCATTCTATTTCCTTTCGCTCACGCTGCGCACCATGCCGGTCGGGATTGCCTATGCTCTCTGGTGCGGTGCGGGTATCGTGCTCGTCGCGTTGATCGGATGGCTGGTTCTCGGCCAGAAACTCGATGCAGCCGCCATCGGCGGCATGGCGCTCATCATCGCCGGGGTCGCAGTGATCAATTTATTTTCCAAAAGCACGGGCCATTGA
- a CDS encoding DUF1573 domain-containing protein: protein MRPRVRLSSLRMSLRVAPFSLAFALFVAVGATAQDASPGLAWEQTIVQLETDGTSSPQETVFRFRNNGPRPVVIRSVNTSCGCTVGSPDKTHYAPGESGVLPVKHKPKPGTGVRAYRINVRTDEGGGREHILTLQVTNNPRVTIQPRVINWAKDESRTPKNIDIRLKKDDVLKITGAQATPDVLDIAVTDGPEPGRQTLVVTPKPGTGLVPGRVRVQLTTEPPTPPSMDTQFFAVLR from the coding sequence ATGCGGCCAAGGGTGAGGCTTTCTTCATTGCGCATGTCTCTTCGCGTCGCTCCGTTTTCTTTGGCTTTTGCTTTGTTCGTCGCTGTTGGTGCCACCGCGCAGGATGCGTCCCCGGGACTGGCCTGGGAGCAGACCATAGTCCAACTCGAGACCGACGGCACCTCTTCGCCGCAGGAGACAGTTTTCCGATTCCGCAACAACGGTCCCCGGCCTGTTGTCATACGCTCCGTCAACACCTCTTGCGGTTGCACCGTCGGCAGCCCGGACAAAACACATTACGCCCCGGGCGAGAGCGGTGTGCTACCGGTCAAGCACAAGCCCAAGCCCGGGACCGGCGTGCGCGCTTACCGCATCAACGTGCGGACCGACGAGGGCGGGGGACGCGAGCACATTCTGACATTGCAGGTGACGAACAATCCGCGAGTCACGATCCAGCCGCGTGTCATCAACTGGGCCAAGGACGAATCCCGGACTCCGAAGAATATCGATATCCGCCTGAAAAAAGACGATGTCCTCAAGATCACCGGCGCGCAGGCAACGCCGGACGTTCTTGATATCGCCGTCACGGATGGGCCCGAGCCCGGACGGCAAACACTCGTCGTGACCCCGAAACCCGGAACGGGACTCGTGCCCGGGCGCGTCCGCGTTCAGTTGACCACCGAGCCGCCAACGCCTCCCTCGATGGACACGCAGTTTTTCGCCGTTTTGCGCTGA
- a CDS encoding DoxX family membrane protein: MKRAAILAIRILLGGLFLAAGLSKVGAPLQTLATVYSYQIVLPDWLANTIAHTLPWMEILLGLGLIAGLWLPVTVGWTAATLAVFTALTAQAWWRELPIDCGCIDLSAIHPALAALTTPGGATMRNLVLLVLCGVLLRWSREHCAK, translated from the coding sequence ATGAAACGCGCGGCCATCCTTGCCATCCGCATCTTGCTGGGCGGACTGTTCCTCGCCGCGGGACTTTCCAAAGTCGGCGCACCGCTGCAGACACTCGCCACCGTTTACTCGTATCAGATCGTGCTGCCCGACTGGCTGGCCAACACGATTGCGCACACTTTGCCGTGGATGGAGATTCTGCTCGGACTCGGGCTCATCGCCGGGCTTTGGTTGCCCGTCACTGTGGGATGGACCGCGGCCACGCTCGCTGTATTCACCGCGCTCACCGCGCAGGCTTGGTGGCGCGAGTTGCCGATCGATTGCGGGTGCATCGACTTGAGCGCAATTCATCCGGCCCTGGCCGCCTTGACCACACCCGGCGGCGCAACCATGCGTAATCTGGTGCTGCTTGTGTTGTGCGGAGTGCTGCTGCGGTGGTCGCGCGAGCATTGCGCAAAGTAG
- a CDS encoding rhodanese-like domain-containing protein codes for MQQTVLRILAYPLAAVALAALWSLRPVAEERSGITEFGRVSWAETQPRVAAGEWLLVDARDEEHYTAQHIPGAISLPSHVYPEMLQFFAEDHGTEKTTVVYCGTEDCNVSTELAVRLRDEAGLADVRILDGGFLAWQRSQ; via the coding sequence ATGCAACAGACCGTTCTCCGTATCCTCGCCTATCCGCTGGCCGCGGTGGCTCTCGCCGCCTTGTGGTCGCTGCGCCCCGTCGCGGAGGAGCGATCCGGCATCACGGAGTTCGGCCGCGTGAGTTGGGCCGAAACGCAGCCGCGAGTTGCGGCCGGCGAATGGTTGCTGGTCGATGCGCGCGACGAGGAACATTACACCGCGCAACATATTCCGGGAGCCATCTCATTGCCGTCACATGTTTATCCCGAAATGCTGCAATTTTTCGCCGAGGACCACGGCACGGAAAAAACGACCGTCGTGTATTGCGGGACGGAAGATTGCAACGTGAGCACAGAACTCGCCGTCCGCCTGCGGGATGAAGCCGGATTGGCCGATGTGCGCATTCTCGACGGCGGTTTCCTCGCGTGGCAACGCAGCCAGTAG
- a CDS encoding superoxide dismutase has translation MKQLITALCLVFLGPALTGAQTADAPPSGPFTLPALPYAYDALEPHIDTETMKIHHDKHHAAYVNNANKALAGQPDLAKMTVWDLIAHLDEVPEEIRTTLRNNAGGHANHSLFWLMMKPGGGGKPSGKLAEAIDESFGSFEQFQKKFTEAAMKVFGSGWAWLSLTPDGEMIIETTPNQDSPIMNGGKPLLGLDVWEHAYYLKNQNRRADYITAWWNVVNWDYVSERYAEAKK, from the coding sequence ATGAAACAACTGATTACAGCCCTCTGCCTCGTTTTCCTCGGCCCCGCGCTCACGGGCGCCCAAACCGCCGACGCCCCGCCGTCCGGCCCGTTCACACTGCCCGCGCTTCCCTACGCTTACGACGCCCTCGAGCCGCACATCGACACCGAGACGATGAAAATCCATCACGACAAGCATCACGCGGCTTACGTGAACAATGCCAACAAGGCCCTGGCCGGACAGCCCGACCTGGCCAAGATGACGGTCTGGGATCTCATCGCCCACCTCGATGAAGTTCCGGAAGAAATCCGCACCACCCTGCGCAACAACGCCGGTGGCCACGCCAACCACTCGCTGTTCTGGCTCATGATGAAACCCGGCGGGGGCGGCAAACCCTCCGGCAAGTTGGCCGAGGCCATCGATGAATCCTTCGGAAGTTTCGAGCAATTCCAGAAAAAGTTCACCGAGGCCGCGATGAAAGTTTTCGGGAGCGGATGGGCTTGGCTCAGCCTCACTCCCGACGGCGAGATGATCATCGAAACCACGCCCAACCAAGACAGCCCGATCATGAACGGCGGCAAACCGCTCCTCGGCTTGGACGTCTGGGAACACGCTTACTACCTGAAGAACCAGAACCGCCGCGCCGATTACATCACCGCCTGGTGGAACGTGGTCAACTGGGACTACGTCTCCGAGCGATACGCCGAAGCGAAAAAATAA
- a CDS encoding aminotransferase class I/II-fold pyridoxal phosphate-dependent enzyme — protein sequence MKKVLFVCTGNVCRSPMAEGLMRKMSGGRIAAFSAGLGAGRGQSPSAHAIEVLKKEGVDISDIRSQPVTVQLLREADHVFTMTRDHLDMLLLLYPEMAPKMKLLRHEDAARGGRADVTDPIGGTRETYEACKEDIKRTLPRLIETITGEKTLMNTTKSKSTNFELSDIPALEATDPAIAAAIHDEERRQFQNIELIASENFTSRAVREAQGSALTNKYAEGYPGRRWYGGCEHVDVVESLAIERAKELFGAEHANVQPHSGSQANTAVYFAAINVGDRILTMDLAHGGHLTHGHKANFSGKLYDVVHYGVSPETERIDYDALAKLAQESRPKMITAGASAYPRLIDFERMRKIADSVGALLFVDMAHIAGLVAGGVHPSPVPYADFVTSTTHKSLRGPRSGVILCKSQYAKAVDSQVFPGVQGGPLMHVIAAKAVCFHEALQPEFKKYAAQIVSNAKALAARLAMLGYRIVSGGTDNHVMLVDLRPAGLNGKQAQEALDHAGITVNKNAIPFDTESILKTGGIRIGTPAMTTRGMKEEEMMEIADMIHAALQNAERPEELAKIQSRVHAFTAQYPLP from the coding sequence ATGAAGAAAGTCCTTTTTGTCTGCACGGGCAATGTTTGCCGCAGTCCCATGGCGGAGGGACTGATGCGCAAAATGTCCGGGGGGCGTATCGCCGCCTTTTCGGCGGGCCTCGGCGCGGGACGCGGTCAGTCGCCCAGCGCGCATGCGATCGAAGTGCTGAAAAAGGAAGGCGTCGATATTTCCGATATCCGCAGTCAACCGGTCACGGTCCAACTGCTGCGCGAGGCGGACCATGTTTTCACCATGACCCGCGACCATCTCGACATGCTGCTCCTGCTTTACCCGGAGATGGCCCCGAAGATGAAACTTCTGCGCCACGAAGACGCGGCCCGCGGCGGCCGCGCGGATGTGACCGACCCCATCGGCGGAACGCGCGAGACTTACGAGGCCTGCAAGGAGGACATCAAGCGCACCTTGCCGCGCCTCATCGAGACAATCACCGGCGAAAAAACACTCATGAACACAACGAAAAGCAAATCCACGAACTTTGAACTCTCGGATATTCCCGCTCTCGAGGCGACGGATCCGGCCATTGCGGCGGCCATCCACGACGAGGAGCGGCGGCAATTCCAGAACATCGAACTGATCGCCTCGGAAAATTTCACCAGCCGTGCAGTCCGCGAGGCGCAGGGGTCGGCGCTGACCAACAAATATGCCGAGGGCTACCCCGGGCGCCGCTGGTATGGTGGCTGCGAGCACGTGGATGTGGTGGAAAGCCTCGCCATCGAGCGGGCGAAGGAGCTTTTCGGCGCCGAGCACGCGAACGTGCAGCCCCACAGCGGCAGCCAGGCCAACACCGCCGTCTATTTTGCCGCGATCAACGTGGGCGACCGGATCCTCACCATGGATCTCGCGCACGGCGGACACCTCACGCACGGGCACAAGGCGAATTTCTCGGGCAAACTTTATGACGTGGTCCACTACGGCGTGAGCCCTGAGACCGAGAGGATCGATTATGACGCGCTGGCCAAGCTGGCGCAGGAGAGCCGTCCGAAAATGATCACCGCAGGCGCCTCGGCCTATCCGCGTCTGATCGATTTCGAACGCATGCGCAAAATCGCCGATTCGGTCGGTGCCCTGCTCTTTGTGGACATGGCGCACATTGCCGGTCTGGTGGCGGGTGGCGTGCATCCGAGCCCGGTGCCATATGCGGACTTCGTGACCAGCACCACGCACAAGAGCCTGCGCGGTCCGCGCTCGGGCGTGATCCTGTGCAAGTCGCAATACGCGAAGGCTGTGGACTCGCAGGTTTTCCCGGGCGTCCAGGGCGGTCCGCTCATGCATGTCATCGCGGCCAAGGCCGTTTGTTTCCACGAGGCGCTGCAACCGGAATTCAAAAAATACGCCGCGCAGATCGTGTCGAACGCCAAAGCGCTCGCCGCGCGACTGGCCATGCTCGGCTACCGCATCGTGTCCGGGGGCACAGACAACCATGTGATGCTCGTCGATCTCCGCCCGGCCGGGCTCAACGGCAAGCAGGCGCAGGAAGCGCTCGACCACGCGGGCATCACGGTTAACAAAAACGCCATTCCTTTCGATACCGAGTCGATCTTGAAGACCGGTGGCATCCGCATCGGCACACCGGCCATGACCACCCGCGGCATGAAAGAAGAGGAGATGATGGAAATTGCCGACATGATCCATGCCGCCCTGCAGAATGCGGAGCGGCCCGAGGAACTGGCCAAGATCCAGAGCCGTGTCCACGCGTTCACCGCGCAATATCCGCTGCCTTAA
- a CDS encoding ferrous iron transport protein A: MPMPKARTLRLDHSPRRQCHRVVSVDDSSEWAAQLRRIGFHEGAEVEVLCGRDPVMVRCQNGQVAVRRCMLGCVEVCAMQEAQHHALKADR; this comes from the coding sequence ATGCCGATGCCCAAAGCCCGGACCCTGCGTCTCGACCACAGCCCCCGGCGGCAATGCCACCGGGTGGTTTCCGTTGATGATTCCAGCGAGTGGGCGGCGCAGCTGCGGCGTATCGGATTCCACGAGGGCGCGGAGGTCGAGGTGCTTTGCGGGCGCGATCCGGTGATGGTGCGTTGCCAGAATGGTCAAGTGGCAGTGCGCCGGTGCATGCTTGGTTGCGTGGAAGTGTGCGCGATGCAGGAAGCGCAGCATCACGCGCTCAAGGCGGACCGATGA